A single Rattus norvegicus strain BN/NHsdMcwi chromosome 5, GRCr8, whole genome shotgun sequence DNA region contains:
- the Crybg2 gene encoding beta/gamma crystallin domain-containing protein 2 isoform X3: MREPRKGFRARLARVLTGLGGRRERKGKISKEARLQDRPWGGQSCPDLAQSQGSTNDVSLKVQTQSHSEWDLRVRSHGGLWTQRRLHTSGRRSEPLGRLQRPAVGSACDLAGYDSMEHECPAGTGSTEAIGGPSHPSRPESASPSLKQGSPGAPCQHPQHGAPEVLLKPELPGNLEDAPLLPRPDSFLTAAGAKGKPDTSGSAQSEPEPLHTRLCVRRTRYHITVTLQGCGPAPGEEGKEPARPAPHPCGPEESRGWQEPPQKLRPITGYPINPPGEPPPRVPQHQGSKAQQERRVGWEPGFPHSREPVHRVAGASRVLLEPNMEGTTGSSARAEARVVSATLTWRQRPPAQEESRHRFHKVSLVSGARTEAPQEDVFEHSFRREEVNGFVKKEEEIVNCQGPREESGPMNFQSHGPIFSKKYIPPPKEKRPTMRLQEAADWGDGGPQAPRTEPPGMGSMARTELLVPLPGPREPSPHPNVGVTSGGSRNREEWRVTRTVRTTTTTVVGGHVDRQVSSSVSVGPSVSGEALPRGRNVTRTIRAVVVSPRAEGSPSRSQALEVLSNLVPAERIPPASRIPRLTMFTSRGSGLGGTVGNTLGPPPETSPAELKTESSAPAPVGVPEVAHPPQNIDIPAAQLIQDQGGVSDARTVESSRLQRTSSPVLFPNQTSQSQDRAPSSPKPQPCASSPAHSPEQPVAPARLKAQASPHVLPSVKEKFAGLPVAPVPPMTGIEVTKPEAPPNPSSPRRKAVPSSQSPCAPASPKDKFVQGPENRPSSALTQEEVFPGPRVPAHSHSPKEVLQARGAPIPSSSMPTTAVQDAEGGPSIKKEVGQDPQNSPPRSLPCKETVEGPTAPGPLTPKQDVLVQESPGNSLSSPTPEECFQSPAVPLAPPSSEAKKPLSLEGSQAPEPMKAEASTESQLIPDSTEGTVPSEPSREEDEAALTADLEIFLDTLRSMEPPEILRTHRLPRAPRSSYLAMYATLPAIEEDQLGPCVLGPSPQEGPSLEEEEEELENPYLSDDEKLQRRQEKAAPGPSLDPHPSRPAKVTCSPMEMMKKLVAGQGPEPQPSNRPTSRLGGSLLFGNLVPANKDASALEPLGTKLSALPPHGAPGVRKVPGQLPLLCSGGPPPEKPAPIQPPEGWSPALKTQGKLNTRPGKVILFSEPGCQGRGREVWEDVADASAWASVASIRVIRGCQSFGARSYCCLKGMWNSEPWHLHGVSKASVP; the protein is encoded by the exons ATGAGAGAGCCGCGCAAGGGCTTCCGAGCTCGCCTGGCCCGAGTCTTGACTGGACTAGGGGGccgaagggagaggaaggggaagatctcaaaggaggccagactccaggatag GCCCTGGGGTGGCCAGAGCTGTCCTGACCTTGCTCAGAGTCAGGGCAGCACCAACGATGTCAGCCTCAAG GTTCAAACCCAAAGCCATTCAGAATGGGACCTTCGGGTCAGAAGCCATGGTGGTTTGTGGACTCAGAGGCGACTCCACACCTCAGGAAGACGAAGCGAACCCCTGGGAAGGCTACAGAGACCAGCTGTGGGCAGTGCGTGCGACTTGGCCGGCTATGACTCCATGGAGCATGAGTGCCCAGCAGGGACAGGCTCTACTGAAGCCATTGGTGGTCCCAGCCATCCCTCCCGCCCAGAGTCTGCTTCTCCTTCTTTGAAACAGGGATCACCAGGCGCCCCCTGCCAGCACCCCCAACATGGCGCTCCAGAAGTTCTACTGAAGCCGGAGCTACCCGGCAACCTGGAAGACGCACCCCTACTGCCCCGCCCGGATTCCTTCCTCACAGCAGCAGGGGCAAAGGGCAAGCCTGACACCTCAGGGTCAGCCCAGTCAGAGCCAGAGCCCCTACACACTCGTCTCTGTGTCAGAAGGACCCGCTACCATATCACTGTCACCCTACAAGGGTGCGGACCGGCACCTGGGGAGGAAGGTAAGGAACCGGCCAGACCAGCTCCCCACCCCTGTGGCCCTGAGGAATCCAGGGGCTGGCAGGAACCTCCTCAGAAACTCCGCCCCATTACTGGGTATCCAATCAACCCGCCTGGGGAGCCGCCGCCGAGAGTCCCACAGCATCAGGGAAGCAAGGCCCAGCAGGAGCGCCGAGTGGGCTGGGAACCTGGATTCCCACACAGCCG GGAGCCGGTCCACAGGGTGGCAGGGGCATCTCGGGTTTTGCTGGAGCCCAACATGGAAGGGACGACTGGGTCATCGGCCCGTGCTGAGGCCCGAGTGGTAAGCGCCACACTGACGTGGCGCCAAAGGCCTCCTGCCCAGGAAGAGAGCAGACATCGTTTTCACAAAGTGTCCCTGGTGTCAGGTGCCAGGACGGAAGCCCCCCAGGAGGATGTGTTTGAGCATAGCTTCCGGCGTGAAGAAGTCAACGGCTTtgttaaaaaggaagaagagattgTCAATTGCCAGGGTCCCAGGGAGGAGTCTGGACCCATGAACTTCCAGAGCCATGGGCCTATCTTTTCCAAGAAATATATTCCACCCCCCAAGGAGAAAAGGCCAACGATGAGACTGCAGGAGGCTGCGGATTGGGGTGATGGTGGCCCCCAGGCTCCTAGAACTGAACCACCAGGCATGGGATCCATGGCTAGGACTGAGTTATTGGTGCCCTTGCCTGGGCCTCGTGAGCCAAGTCCGCATCCCAATGTGGGCGTTACCAGCGGGGGCTCCAGGAATCGTGAGGAATGGCGTGTGACACGCACAGTGAGGACCACCACGACGACTGTGGTGGGAGGCCATGTGGACCGGCAAGTTAGCAGCTCTGTGAGTGTGGGGCCATCGGTGTCAGGTGAAGCCCTGCCAAGGGGCCGCAATGTGACCCGAACAATCCGGGCAGTGGTGGTGAGCCCCAGAGCCGAGGGCTCACCCAGCCGTAGCCAGGCCCTGGAAGTGCTGAGCAATCTCGTGCCTGCTGAGCGCATCCCCCCTGCCAGTCGAATCCCAAGGCTCACTATGTTTACCTCAAGGGGCTCCGGCCTGGGTGGCACGGTGGGAAACACCCTGGGACCACCACCTGAGACCAGCCCAGCTGAGCTGAAGACTGAAAGTTCAGCCCCGGCCCCAGTAGGCGTCCCTGAGgttgctcatcctcctcagaacATAGATATCCCTGCAGCCCAGCTAATCCAAGACCAAGGCGGAGTCTCGGATGCCAGAACTGTGGAATCCTCAAGGCTACAGAGAACCTCCAGTCCTGTCCTGTTCCCCAACCAGACTTCTCAGAGCCAAGACCGAGCGCCCTCTTCTCCCAAGCCCCAGCCCTGTGCCTCCTCCCCTGCTCATTCCCCAGAGCAGCCTGTGGCACCCGCACGCCTCAAAGCCCAGGCCTCCCCTCATGTGCTACCCTCAGTGAAAGAGAAGTTTGCAGGTCTCCCTGTGGCCCCTGTCCCACCCATGACAGGGATTGAGGTTACGAAGCCTGAAGCACCTCCTAATCCATCCTCTCCGAGGAGGAAGGCTGTCCCTAGCTCACAAAGCCCTTGTGCTCCAGCTTCACCAAAGGATAAGTTTGTTCAGGGCCCTGAGAACAGGCCCAGTTCTGCTCTTACTCAGGAAGAGGTGTTCCCAGGGCCCCGTGTTCCTGCCCATTCCCACTCCCCAAAAGAGGTTCTGCAGGCCCGCGGTGCTCCCATTCCCTCATCCTCCATGCCAACCACAGCTGTTCAGGATGCGGAAGGGGGTCCTTCCATCAAGAAGGAGGTTGGCCAGGACCCTCAGAATAGCCCTCCCCGTTCCCTTCCTTGCAAAGAGACTGTTGAAGGCCCCACAGCCCCTGGTCCCCTGACCCCCAAACAGGATGTGCTTGTCCAAGAGTCTCCGGGGAACTCTCTCTCATCACCTACCCCAGAGGAATGTTTCCAGAGCCCTGCCGTGCCCCTTGCCCCACCTTCTTCAGAGGCCAAGAAGCCCCTCAGTCTAGAAGGCTCTCAGGCCCCAGAGCCAATGAAAGCAGAGGCCAGCACAGAGTCCCAGCTCATCCCGGACTCCACGGAGGGGACGGTGCCCTCAGAGCCATCTAGGGAGGAGGACGAAGCAGCCTTGACGGCTGACCTGGAGattttcctggatactctgcggAGCATGGAGCCCCCCGAGATCCTCCGAACTCACCGATTACCCCGAGCTCCACGGTCCTCCTACCTGGCCATGTATGCCACGCTACCTGCCATTGAAGAGGATCAGCTGGGGCCATGCGTGCTGGGACCCAGTCCCCAGGAGGGACCTTcgttggaagaggaggaggaggagctggagaaccCCTATCTCAGCGATGATGAGAAACTCCAGAGGAGGCAGGAAAAAGCGGCACCTGGCCCCTCTCTGGATCCCCACCCATCCAGGCCTGCTAAGGTCACTTGCTCTCCCATGGAGATGATGAAGAAGCTCGTAGCAGGGCAAGGCCCAGAACCTCAGCCCAGTAACCGGCCTACTTCCCGCCTGGGAGGCAGCCTTCTCTTCGGCAATCTGGTGCCAGCCAACAAGGACGCCTCTGCCCTGGAACCACTAGGCACAAAACTCTCTGCTCTGCCACCCCACGGAGCACCAGGGGTCAGGAAGGTGCCAGGACAGTTGCCCTTGCTCTGCAGTGGAGGGCCACCTCCAGAGAAGCCAGCACCTATCCAGCCCCCAGAAGGGTGG AGCCCAGCACTGAAGACCCAGGGCAAGCTGAACACCAGGCCTGGGAAG GTGATCCTCTTCTCAGAGCCGGGCtgccagggcagaggcagggaagtCTGGGAAGACGTTGCCGATGCCTCAGCTTGGGCCTCTGTTGCTTCCATAAGGGTGATACGAGGCTG CCAGAGTTTCGGGGCCAGAAGCTATTGCTGCCTGAAGGGGATGTGGAACTCAGAGCCCTGGCATCTACATGGAGTCTCCAAGGCATCGGTTCCCTGA